Part of the Sporomusa termitida genome, AAATCAAATTCCAATGATAATCCGGTCTATTACATTCAATATGCTCATGCCCGTATCTGCAGTATTTTCCGGCAGGTGGCCGAGGCCGGCGCTGTTGGACCGGCAGTCCCGGACAACACTGCCAGTTTGTTATGCTTATTGAAGGAGCCGGTGGAAATTGGCCTGATTAAAAAAATGGCGATATTTCCCCAGGAAATTGCCTGTGCGGCCCGGGAACGGGCACCACACCGCATTGCCCGCTTTGCCCACGAGCTGGCGGGGATGTTCCATACCTTCTATAACCAATGCCGGATTATGGGGGTCGAACCAAACCTGCAGCTGGCCCGGATAGCGCTGGTGACGGCAGTAAGAGCAACGCTTAGGCAGTCGCTGGCGATTTTGGGAGTAGCTGCTCCGGAAAAAATGTAGCAGGAATTTGCCTCTGCATGTTGAATATAAAGTGAAACTTGTCGCCAGAGGTGCTATTTTGGTGTTATTCTTTACACGGGTTAACTGAACGGAGCCAGGGCTTGCAAGTCGTTATAACAATGAAGATGGTATTAGTGATGCATGGTTTTTGGATAGCAGCGGATTGTTAAGTGCGGAGGTTAAGATTATGGCAAACAATATATTAAAGAATGATTTTGGGGAAGTTAGCTTAGCGTATCAAATCCTAAAGACAGCAGGCCATCCGTTATACTATAGAGAGTTGATCGACAGGGTAGTTGCCGCCAAAGGCAGTACCATTCGTCCGCCTGCGCATATCATTGCAGAAATTCATACCCAGATTAATTTAGACAGCCGGTTTGTGCATACCGGTAAAAGTACCTGGGGACTGACCGAATGGTCGCCGCAGCGCATTAGTCTGCGCGAAACCGAGGAAACGGCTGCGGCCCGCCAGGATGATGTACGGCGGGAAAAATTATTGGCTGCCATTCAGCAGGATTTTGATCATGAAGAGGCCGGACTTGCCGAAGAGCCGGCTGATTTGATGGAAGATGAAAATGAAATTGAAGAAGATGAAGAAGAGCTGGAAAGCAACTAGCCGGTCGGATAAATCGGATAAAAACAGTAAACAGCTGGTAAAACTAGCTTTTGTAAGGCAGCTAATTGTGGGAAGGTAGTAGGAGGATATTTTTATGGCTAAATATATTTTTGTGACTGGCGGGGTGGTATCTTCGCTAGGTAAGGGGATTACGGCCGCATCGCTGGGACGTCTGCTGAAAAGCCGCGGTCTCAAAGTCACCATTCAGAAGTTTGACCCGTACATAAACTTTGATCCGGGGACCATGAGCCCCTATCAGCACGGCGAAGTATTCGTAACGGAAGACGGCGGTGAGACTGATCTGGATCTCGGTCATTATGAGCGGTTTATCGATATTAACCTGAGTAAAAGCTCAAATGTTACCGCCGGCAAAATATATTGGTCGGTGATCAGCAAAGAACGTAAAGGCGACTATCTTGGCAGTACAGTCCAGGTAATTCCTCATATTACCAATGAGATTAAAGAACGCATTTACCGGGTTGGCAAGGAAGATAATGCCGATATTGTTATTACTGAAATCGGAGGCACCGTTGGTGATATTGAGAGTCTGCCGTTTTTGGAAGCTATCCGCCAGGTTAAGAAAGAAGTAGGCCGCGGCGGGGCACTTTATATTCATGTTACGCTGGTGCCATATATTTCGGCAGCCGGTGAGCTGAAAACAAAACCCACTCAGCATAGTGTAAAAGAACTGCGCAGTATCGGTATTCATCCGGATGTTATCGTATGTCGTACCGAACATGAGATTTCTCCGGAAATGAGAGAAAAACTGGCGCTGTTTTGTGATATTGACGGCGATGCCGTCATTCAGAACAAAAACGCCGCCAGCATCTATCAGGTGCCGCTTATGCTGAAAAAAGAAGGGCTGGACCGTATTGCCCTGGAGAAATTAAATATTGAGGATACCGGGGCCGATATGAGCGACTGGCGGCAGATGGTGGATAAGATCGTCCATCCGTCCCATAGTGTGCGCATTGCGGTTGTCGGCAAATATGTTGCGCTGCAGGATGCCTACATGAGTGTGTCTGAAGCCTTACGGCATGGTGGTATCGCCAATGATGCCGCCATTGAGATCAAATGGATCAATGCTGAAGATGTGGAAGAGGAGCATGCTGATCTTTCGGTCTATCTGGGTGATGTTGACGGGATTCTGGTGCCGGGAGGATTTGGTGACCGGGGCGTAGGCGGCAAGCTTAAAGCTATCCGCTATGCCCGGGAAAACAAGGTGCCATTTTTTGGACTTTGCCTGGGTATGCAGTCGGCGGTTATTGAATTTGCCCGTAATGTCTGTGGTTTGGCTGATGCCCACAGTACGGAATTTAACCCGGATACCCCGCATCCTGTTATTGATCTTATGCCTGAGCAAATGGCCGTTGAAGATAAAGGCGGCACAATGCGTTTAGGTGTGTATCCCTGTAAAGTGACGGAAAATACGCTTACCTATACGGCTTATGAGGATGAGATTATTTATGAGCGCCACCGCCACCGTTTTGAGTTTAATAATGCCTATCGGGATCAGCTTTCGGCGGCCGGGCTGATTATCAGCGGCACGCTGCCTAATGGCCGGTTAGTTGAAATCGTAGAAGTAAAAGATCACCCCTGGTTTGTCGGCACGCAATTCCACCCCGAATTTAAATCACGGCCGACGGCGCCCCACCCTTTATTTAGGGATTTTGTCAAGGCATCGCTGGCCAATAAACAGGGTAAGCTATGATGAAGAGAAAACTGTTGGATAATCTCCAGCAGTTTTCTTTTACCCCTTCAGTTTATGAAAATTCGCTGCTATGAGCTAAGGGCTAAGAAAAATCCATACCCTAAAGGGCAAAGGTGGCTTCTGCCGGCGTCCCCAAGGACTTGGCACAAGCCAAGTTTTTCTAAACTAGCTAAAGTATAAGGAGGCAGGGTTGTGTTTAAAAGATCAGTGGTTCTTTTTCTGGCAGGTATTATCGGCATATCCATGATTGCCGCACTGTTTGTCACCCCGGGATTCAGACAAAAGAAAATGGCCGGTAATGATAAACTGGCAGTCATTTATGTGGAAGGCATGATCATCGGCGGCCGGGGTCAGGTCGGATTATTTGGCGAGGGTGGCGGTACAGACCATCTGATTCGGCAATTGCATGCTGCCCGGGATGATGCCGCTGTTAAAGCAGTCATTCTCAGGATTAATAGTCCCGGCGGCACTGTTCCTGCCTCGCAGGAAGTGGGGGAGGAGCTTAAGAAACTACGGGCGGCAGGTAAGCCGGTTATAACGTCTATGGCCGATATGGCCGCATCAGGCGGTTACTGGCTGGCGGCCTGCACCGACAAGATCTATGCCAATCCCTCCACAATAACGGGCAGCCTGGGTGTATATATGCCCTATTCCAACTGGGAAGAGTTATATAAGAAAATTGGTGTGCGCCAGGAAAAAATTAAAAGCGGACCGCATAAAGATATCTTATCACCAGACCGGCAGTTAACAGTAGAAGAACGGGCGATTGTTCAAACCATGGTTGATGATATGTATAATCAGTTTGTTGATGTCATTGCCGAAGGCCGGCATCTTCACCCGGACAAAGTTCGTCAATTGGCTGACGGCCGCATTTTTACCGGGCGTCAGGCCCGGGAACTGGGGCTAGTCGACGAGCTGGGCAATATGTATGACGCGATTGATGGTGCTGCTGCGCTTGTTGGTATTGAGGGCAAACCTGAAATTGTTGAATATGGCAAAGTTAGTGTTTTCGAAGCCTTGTTAGGAGCTCAGACCAGGTTTACTTCAGACGGGATTATGCTTCAACGCCTACAGGAATTGCTCTCGGCCAGTCCGGCGGCTGTGCCTCAGAGCAATTAAGGAGAGGAGCAAGCTTATGGGAAGTTTTATTGAAATAATCTATGATGTACTATTTAAGCCTAAGGCTGCCATGCAGTATATTGCTGAAAAAAAACTGGCCGGGCAGGCCGTAATCATGTTTATCATCGGCATGCTTGTGCCGGTATGGGCGGTATATACCGGCGTCAAAGACACCGCAGGCTTGCCGGCGCTGGGTTTCCTGTTTATCTTGCAGGTAATCGGCAGTTTTACTTTTTGGGTGCTTAGTGCCTCCATTCTTGCTTTTATTGCTGAGCTGGCCGGCGGCCGGGGGACGCCTGTCGGTCTGTTTTCCGCATTGGGGTTTTCTCATCTTCCGCGGGTTATCGTTATGCCGTTATGGGTGATTGCCTCGTTGCTGCCGGCAGGTATTCAGGAAATCTGCTTTGGCATTATCGGGGTGCTGATCTTGTTTTGGACCCTGATTTTACATGTTGCCGCCCTGCAGGGCGCTTATGAGCTGTCAGGCGTACAAGCGGTACTTGTGCTGCTGATGCCGCTGCTTGTGAGCATGGCAGTTGCGGCAGTGATTATCATTTTTGCCGGCTCAGCCCTGCTTCACTTGCCGTTTCATGTTTAGCGGGCCCGGTAGAGGTAAATTTCCCACGGTGACCAGGCTTCGGTAAAACGCTGTAAAAATTCAAGCTGGTTTTCTTCATAATTTGTGATTTCGGCGGCCGATAAGATATATTGGCCGCCTAATTTTTTGAAGGCTTCGATATCAAGTTCCAGGTGATTTAGTTTTAGCTGATACGATTTTCTTACCTGATAATACTCAAGCTCGGCGGGAAAGATGTAGCAGGTTATGCCCCAATCATCAAAATAACTTTGCCAGAACGGGTTTTTGGCCAGTTCTTTGGCTATAATCTGACGGAAGGCATGCTTATAGGCAAGCGGATAAATATTGAGCCGCCCGTCCAGGGTGTAAAAACCATTGTACTGGGTGATTGCCGGATAGAGGCCGATGCTGGCAATCCGGTATTCCTGCTTGGGCCGGCCGATATAATTATCAACTTTTTTGAGCAAACTGTCCGAGAAAAACTCACCGTAACTTACATTCTCGTACAGCCAGGCATTTTCCATAACCGAGAACCCTGTCTGTTTTTGGATAACCAGATTATATTCGCTATGGTTGCCAAATAAAAAACCAAGCTGCAGGCCAATGAGCAGCGTTGCCAGCAACCGGCCAATATACCGGATATTGGCAATAACAGACAGGCAGAGGGCGAAAATGATATACCAAATAAGCGGATGCAGCCAGTGAAAGCGCTGGATCTGGAAGGTATTAAAAAAGCTGATGCCGGCGACGGCGGACATGAAGAACTCCGAATAACGCAAGCCATAGAGAATGGATAGGCAGAGTGTTAATGTCAGTAGCAATACTATCTGTTTAAACTCGCGTTTCTGTCGCCAGCCCAGGGCTAATGCCAGTGGCACGGCAATAAACAAAATATATTTATGCAAACTGACGGCATGGTATTGCCCATTGGTAAAGTTCTCCGTAATTAATGCCTGAACACCGGCCCAATCCCGGGCCTGACCCAGGCTAATCCGGTTAATCTCCTCGCGGCTGGAAACAAAACCTGCACTGAAAAAGGCATTATATATAAGCCATAATTCAGTAATACAGTAGGCGGCGGCCAGGAGGGCGATTCCTCCCCAGAATTGTGGCCGATTTTGCCGATGCTGCCAGTAATCATAGAGGGCGGCAAGCCCGAGTGCGGCCAGAATGAACACACCGGCAAGCGGCAGGGAGGAATAGAGGGCGAAGGTAATAATAATAATGACAGAAACAATCACTTTCTTATCATGAAATAGATTCGTCATTGCATAGAATAGTAGGGGCTGTCCGGCGATAGACAGTCCATAGACTGTATAGAAGGGGATGGTGGCAAACGCGGCCGCACCTGCCCACGCTAACCAGCTCTGACGCTGATCAGTAAGACAGTAGTGCCTCAATAAAAGATACATGCCAATAAATGCGGTGCTATGCACAAGGAGCAGGTTGACGAGATAAGCGCGGAACGGCGGCAAAACAAGATATAACCAGGTAATTATATTAAAACCGCTTGGCAGGCAGCTGCGTGGCACCTCGCCCAGCATTTGCCCGACCGTTCCTGTCAGGTTAAATGTTTTGCCACTATTGGCCAGCACTGTCCAGGCGGTAATCCAGTCCAAATTATCATTAATGGTAAAGTGCGCATTTTGCCGTAAGATTACAAAAGGTGCTAAGTAGGCTATCAATATACAGGCAAAAAAAAGGGCCGCCTTGTGCCTTGATAAGGATCTGAAAAGCTTATACAGCAGGGGTATCATAATTTGGCACCTCATAAAAAAATGTTTTTATACAAATAGTAGCATAATTTTTTACATTTTAAAAATTTTTTGAAGATCAATAGAAAAAAACAAAAAAATTTCTATTTTCTTCCAGATATTAGCAGGATATTTTCAATTTATTGCGAATATGGATATATTAGGAAAAGTTAAGGAATATCATGGGCGAAACTATGGAGAAAGCAAGGTGCAGAGTAATGAGCAGTTCCCGGGCAACGATTCTCGTGATTGATGACCAACCTGGAATTAGAAGATTGCTTACTGAAGTTCTCCAGGATGAAGGTTATAATGTAATGACAGCCTCCAACGGCTATGAGGGTATACAGGTAGCGAATGAAGTTAAGCCCAACGTAATATTGATGGATATGAAGATGCCTGGTATGGACGGTATTGAGACACTTAAGGAGCTTAAGCGCCACGGTCAGGGCGATCAGGTCATTATGATGACAGCTTACGGGGAATTGGATATGGTAAACGAAGCCAGGGAAGCGGGGATGCGTGATTATATTACCAAGCCGTTCGATATTATGTCCCTGTGCCGGATTATTGAAGAGCATATCGGCAGCAGTTTTGATGCACGCCGACTGTTGATCGGCTAACCCAGAGCAGATGACCCGGGGCACACAGGCCCCGGGTCATTACTTAATTGGCGCTGCTGGCCTGCACTGGCGGCCCGCCGGGTTTTTTTCCTGATGTTACCATGTTGAATAAAAGGCAGGCAGGATTTTTACTGCTGGCGGCGAAGTATATGGAGCAAGGGGGGGATATCAATTGTTTATTAGCGCTGTGTCCACATTGGCGCTTTATTGTTCGCGCTGTGGCAATATTGAACTGCATAATGTCTCCCGGTTTGCTCTCAATAATTCACGGCGGCAGCTTGCCTGCAGCTGTGGCGAGGTGCAAGGCGCCATTGCCAGCGCGGGGCGGCGTCAATATTTACTGGATATTCCCTGTGTCGTATGTGAGACTAATCATTTGATTTTCCTTGACAGCCAGTTGTTTCGGCAGCCTAAGGCTAGTAAAATATATTGTGGCCAGGCAAATCTTGAACTTGGGTTTATTGGCAGTCCGGCTGCTATTGCTGAGATTATTGCCCGGCATAAGCAGGAAGTCGCCAGTATAACCAGCGAAATGGCAGAACTGCCGGACGGCCAGGGGATAGAAAATTCGCAAATTTTACTGGAGATTCTCAATAAAATTCATGATATTGCCGAACAGGGCGGGGTATACTGCTGTTGTGGCAATGCCAATGTTGAGGCAGAGGTGTTAGTCGATGCCATTGAGCTGACCTGCAGCCAGTGTGACGGCCGGCTGGTTATTCCAGCCAAAGATGAGCGTGATTTGGCCCGCGTATCGGTAATGGGTATCATTGAATTGGCACCTCTCAGGCGTACTAGCCGTAAGTAAAGATAAAGAATGAAAAAAGCAGGTGAGCATCTGTGAAATTTTTTCTGGATACAGCTAATATTACCGAGATAAAAAATATTCTGCCCTTAGGGGTTGTGGCCGGGGTAACGACTAACCCCTCGCTTATTGCCCAAGAAAAACAGGATATCCGGGCGGTAATTAGAGAAATTGCCGCATTGACACCAGGGCCGGTGAGCGCTGAGGTTATTAGCACTAAATTCGAAGATATGCTGCCGGAAGCACACGGTTTGGCGCAACTTGGCAAAAATGTGGTCATTAAAGTGCCGGTAACTGTGGACGGTTTAAAAACGGTAAGTGCTTTGGCTGCTGACGGCATCAAAACCAATGTTACTTTGATTTTTTCCGTCAATCAAGCCCTTTTGGCTGCCAGGGCAGGCGCTGCTTTTGTAAGTCCGTTTGTTGGTCGTCTTGACGATATCAGCCAGGATGGCATTGCCCTCATTAAAGATACTGCTGATGTATTTGCTATTCACGGTATTGGGACTGAGATTATTGCCGCCAGCATCCGCCACCCCCTGCATGTTACGCAGGCGGCACTGGCCGGTGCTCACATTGCTACTGTGCCGGCTAAGGTACTGGTATCACTGCTAAACCACCCGCTGACTGATGCCGGCATACAGCGTTTCTTGTCAGACTGGCAAAAAGCCAACATGTAAACTGGTAAGCTGCCGGGCGGACGCCCGGCATAATTTTTCCATCAGGAATTTAAGGAGATGTAGTACTATGGAACGTGAATTAGCACTGGAATTTGTACGGGTTACCGAGGCTGCGGCCATTGCCAGCGGCCGGTGGATGGGACGTGGCGATAAAATAGCCGCTGATCAGGCGGCAGTGGATGGCATGCGCGCCGCTTTTGATACAGTAAATATTAGTGGCTGTGTGGTAATCGGTGAAGGAGAAATGGACGAGGCGCCCATGTTGTATATTGGTGAGCACGTGGGGCACGGCGGCCGGGAAGTCGATATTGCCGTTGATCCGCTGGAAGGTACCAACCTTGTAGCAAAAGGTCTGCCCGGCTCTATTGCTGTGCTGGCCATTGCGCCGCGCGGCTGCCTCTTGCATGCACCGGATATGTATATGGATAAAATTGCTGTCGGGCCGCGCGCCAGAGGCAAAATTGACATCAATGCCCCGGTGCAGGAGAACTTAAAAGCAGTGGCTGTGGCCCTTGACCGCGCTGTGGAGGATCTGACAGTCGTAATTCTTGATCGGCCGCGGCATGCCGCTATTGTAAAAGAAGCCCGGGATGCAGGGGCACGGATTAAACTGATTTCTGACGGTGATGTGTCGCCGGCCATCAATGCTGCTATTGAGGGGACGGCTGTCCATATGCTTTTAGGGATTGGCGGCGCCCCGGAAGGCGTATTGGCGGCAGCGGCTGTCAAATGTCTCGGCGGCGACATGCAGGCCCGGCTGTGGCCGGAAAACGCTGCTGATATTGAAAGGGCTAAGGCCATGGGTATCGATGATATTAATAAAGTGTTTACCATTGATGATTTGGTTAAAGGCGATGAAGTTATATTTGCCGCCACTGCCATCACCCAGGGGGATCTCTTAAGCGGGGTCCGCTATTTTGGAGGCGGGGCCCGTACTCATTCTATTGTTATGCGCGGCTCGACCGGTACGGTGCGTTTTGTTGACGCAATTCACAAATTTGATAAAAAACCTATGCCGATTAAACGGACATAATATTTTGGCATGAAATAGCTCAGAATATGTATGATTTCAGAAAAATAATCCAAGTTATGCATATTTTGAGGGCCTGTCGCTTATGCTAATACTGGGGAGATTTAAGTCAACAGCTATTTGTTGGCTGAATAAGCCTAGTAAGCGAGGTGATAGTATTGAACCTGCTGAAAATGAATGCCAGGCAATGGGCCTATGTTGGCGTTGGCGGCGTAGCGCTACTGGCCGGCGTGTGGGCGGCTCCTGGCGGAGTACAAACAGTGCCTGAACCGGCGACCATGCCGCCACAGGCTGAGGAGCAGCAAGTGACACCGATGCCGGTCACTAGTGCAGAGCCCAGCCAGCAAGCCTTGCAGAAACACATTGTTGTTTCCGGTGATACCCTGTGTGGTATTGCTCAGCACTACGGTATTGACCTTGAGACACTTATGGCAGCTAACCCTGGTGTAACTGATCTGATTCACCCGGGTGACGAGTTAGTCATCCTCCCGCATAAAGGCGTTGTTTATCAAGTAGATACTGGTGATACTTTGTGGGACATTGCCCGCGTATATGGTGTACAGGTAGAGACCATTAAATCAGCCAATGCCAAAAGCAGTGATGATATTGCGGTTGGTGAGAAACTCTTTATTCCCGGTGCCCGCTGGGGCCGGGCTGAACCTGCGGTAGCGAGGGCTTATGCCAGCCGTTTTACCTGGCCGACCAGGGGGGAGATTTCTTCACCCTTCGGGTGGCGCTGGGGGCGTTTGCACGCTGGTGTTGATATTGCCAACGACCTTGGTACCCATGTAATGTCTGCCCGGGCCGGGCGTGTGATTTGGGCTGGCTGGCGAGGCGGCTATGGCTACACTGTCATGGTTGATCATGGTGGGGGTTATGTAAGTTTATATGGTCACCTTGACAACTATTATGTTGAGCGGGGCCAATACATTCGTGCCGGTCAACGCATTGCTTCAATGGGGAATACCGGCAATTCCACCGGGCCACATTTGCATTTTGAAGTTCAAAAAGATGGTCAGCCGGTTGATCCGATGGGATTACTGCCATAACAAGGAGAGTGCCACGTTGTTACGACGTGGCACTCTTTTTGTTTACCCCATCAGAATTATAAAAATTCGCTGCTATTATCTAAGGGCTAAGAAAAATCTTTGCCCTAAAGGGCACAGGCTGCTTCTGCCGGCGTCTTAAAGGACTTGGCATAAGCCAGCCACTAACCGCAGTGGAAATTACGGGCGTTTGTTCTGGTGTTGCAGCGTAGCATCGTGATAAGGCCAGGCAAAGTCTGCCATCGATTTATCAGCCGGGGCAATGACAGAATAAAGGGTGGAGGTTTCTGTGTGTTGAAGCTGCCACTTCTTCCCCGTTTTTTCGAAAGTGAGTTCTATCCGGCTTAAGCTGCTGCCATATTTACCAGGAGCTGCCACAGCGGTGCCGCTAATTTCCAGGCCATTGTTTTTGACAACGATGACCGCATCTACTTTATTTTGCAGCTTTTTAACCGTAGCGTTAAGTGCGGCTGTTTGATCGTCAAAGGTAATTCCGGCATAGTTTTCCGGATTGGTGGTAGTGTCGGCTGTTGTTAAGCCAATAATACCAATCCGGATTTTTTCCTTCTTTTTTTCTTTGCCTACCTCAAATTCTTTAATTGTATAGGGCTTAACGGTGGGCAAACGCTGACCGGGGCGATGGACATTAGCGGACAAAACCGGAAATCTGGCGGTAGCGAGCGCCTGAGACAGGAAATCAGAACCATAGGCAAATTCGCCTTCACCGAGCACAACTGCGTCATAGCCAAGATAATTATAGGCGGCTATCATCGGATTAGGAAGTTTGGAAGGCTCAGAGGCGAACAGGCTGGTCAGGGGCGTACCTGTGAGCATATTGCCGCCATCGACTAAGAGGGTGTGGGAATTAGCCTGGCGTTCTTTTTTTACCAGGCTGGCAATTTTAACAAGGCCAAAATCAGCCGTCTTGGGCACAGTATAATCCCAGTCAATGATATGACCGTAGAGTCCGGCTGTCGCCAGCACTGTTATTTTAACAGGTGCCGGCGGCGGCGTAGGTTGCTTCGGTGCTGCCAGTGTAATGGTCGGCAGGCACCAGATAACGGCTAACCCAACAACGGCTAGCCGGATTAATCGGTTCCAGTGTTTTTTCAAAGCGATCCCTCCAATTTTATAGTCAGGTATTATACTTAATTTCGCCATATAGGGGTTTTTTTCCTGTATTTTATTGTTTGCCAGCAAAAAATACCGTAAAGGCAGGTACGGTATACAGGCCTATTTATTCGGGGAATAATAATTATACATTCAATTGCCGGATTTGTGAGGATGAGTTATGGAATATGTAATTGCCGCCCTAATGGCCGGTCTGAGTTTTCTCGTAAACAGGCTGTTTGTGCGGTATATCGGTCCGGTAACTGTCATCAGCCTGGGACCGGTTGCTGAAGAAGCGGCAAAAACACTGTTTGCTTATTATCTGGGAGCCGCCATTATACCGGTACACGCGCTTTTTGGGGTAATTGAAGCTATCTACGACTGGATCCAGGATGAGGGCAGGCATCTCACAGCCCCGCTCCTGAGTATTATGGGGCATAGTTTCTTTGGTGCCGTGACTGCCGGTGTCCTGAGTAAGACCGGCAGTGTGTGGCTCGGACTGGCTGTAGCCTCCACGGCCCATGTGACTTACAACGTATTTGTTGTCAGAATCCTGGCCAATAAAGCAGACAAAAACAGATGAAAGAGGGATAGCCATGAAAATTTTCTATACTTGTGAATATTGCGGTGAACATATCGATACATTAGAAGTAGACCAAATCGATGAGGTTAAGTTTGGCTTTGACTGCTTGACTGCTCAGGAGCGTCAAGATATAATTAAAACTGATGTGGAACAAAATACTGTCCATGTTAAGTCACTATGCGATTTCTGCATAACTTCAATGGGAATGGATGATAATGTTGCACTGGGGATGCCTGCCATTAACAAAAGCTATATTCACTGAAAATTTTTAAGCGCATATAATACAGGGCTTTAGCCTAAGCTAAAGCCCTTTTGGTACTACCTGTGACTTATTGAGAGGTATATATGGGAGAGAAAACAATATTAACGCTGTTTGCTGCTTTCCATGAGGATAAGCAGCTTATGGCCGCGCAAGCCGCTTTCGGGGCAATCGGTAATCAGAGCGTCATTTATGGCGTGACTGGCGCGCAAAAAAGCGTACTTATGGCGGCTGCATTTCAGGCATCGCCCCGGCCGACCATTATCATTGCCGCCAGTCACGAAGCCGTTGAAATGCTGCGCACTGATTTTGCGGCCCTGCTGCCGCAGGTGCCGGTCGTGGAATTGCCGGCGATTGATATGATTACTTTTGCGGCCGCCGCTAAGAGCGTTGAACTGGCTTCCCGGCGCATGGACGTTTTGAGCCGGATGGTACGGGGGGAGAAAATTATTGTTTTGGCAACTGCTGAAGCTGCGATGCAGCGGGTTTTGCCGAAGCAAGAATTTCTAAACAGTCGGATTACGATCCAGAGCGGCGGAACGATAAGCCGCGAGAATCTTATTAGTGCTCTGGTCGAATTTGGCTATGAGCGGGTTGACCAGGTGGATAGTGCCGGTCAATTTAGTATCCGCGGTGGTATTATTGATATTTTTGCTGTTAACCGGAGCCTGCCGCTCCGGTTAGAGTTGTTTGGCGATGGGGTTGATTCACTGCGTGAGTTTGATCCGGCCAGCCAGCGCTCGGTGACAGATATGGGATTAGCCGATATTATGCCTCTGACTGAGCCTGAGCACAGTGGCAAGCCGGCGGTATTTGTGTCTTATCTTCCTGCCGATTCCTGTCTTGTGCTTGATGAACCGGCACGGATCAGGGAACAGATGACTAAAATTGTCAAAGAAAACCCGGATATAAAACGCCGGGTTTTTAGCTGGACTGAGCTAACCGCTGCCTGCCAGGCGTATACGGTCATTTATTTATCCTTGCTGCTGCAAAAAATACCCGGCACGCAGCCTGCCTCTATTATCAGTATTGCGGCCAAAGGCATCGCGCCGTTCCATCGCCAGATGGATATGCTGATTGCCGAAATTAAAAACTGGCAGGATAAAAAACAAAATATTATTTTATTTATGCCCAACCGTGACAAGGCAGCCAATATTCAGCAGCATCTGGCCGAAGAAGGGATTACAGCGGTCATGGCCCAGGAGGGGCACATGCCGCTGATTCCGGGCGCTGTTGTTGTATCGGCAGGTGCTTTGTCAGGCGGCTTTGAATTGCCTCAGGCCAGGCTGGTTGTTTTGACCGAGTTGGATATTTTTGGCCGTCAGAAGAAGAAACGGCGCCCGCGGGTTGGTAAAGACCAGCAGATTACCTACTTCCGGGATATTAATCTTGGCGATTATGTTGTTCATGTTAATCATGGTATCGGCAAATATGTTGGCGTTGAAACCCTGGAGGTCGGCGGTGTTCATAAAGATTATCTCCATATCCGCTATGCCGGTGACGATAAGCTGTATGTGCCAACAGATCAGGTAGGCCTTTTACAAAAATATATTGGGTCTGAGGGGGAAGTGCCCCGTTTAAGCAAAATGGGGGGCAGCGACTGGCTGAAAGTAAAGACCAGGGCGAAAGCGGCTGTGGC contains:
- the fsa gene encoding fructose-6-phosphate aldolase — translated: MKFFLDTANITEIKNILPLGVVAGVTTNPSLIAQEKQDIRAVIREIAALTPGPVSAEVISTKFEDMLPEAHGLAQLGKNVVIKVPVTVDGLKTVSALAADGIKTNVTLIFSVNQALLAARAGAAFVSPFVGRLDDISQDGIALIKDTADVFAIHGIGTEIIAASIRHPLHVTQAALAGAHIATVPAKVLVSLLNHPLTDAGIQRFLSDWQKANM
- the glpX gene encoding class II fructose-bisphosphatase; translated protein: MERELALEFVRVTEAAAIASGRWMGRGDKIAADQAAVDGMRAAFDTVNISGCVVIGEGEMDEAPMLYIGEHVGHGGREVDIAVDPLEGTNLVAKGLPGSIAVLAIAPRGCLLHAPDMYMDKIAVGPRARGKIDINAPVQENLKAVAVALDRAVEDLTVVILDRPRHAAIVKEARDAGARIKLISDGDVSPAINAAIEGTAVHMLLGIGGAPEGVLAAAAVKCLGGDMQARLWPENAADIERAKAMGIDDINKVFTIDDLVKGDEVIFAATAITQGDLLSGVRYFGGGARTHSIVMRGSTGTVRFVDAIHKFDKKPMPIKRT
- a CDS encoding peptidoglycan DD-metalloendopeptidase family protein, with the protein product MIVLNLLKMNARQWAYVGVGGVALLAGVWAAPGGVQTVPEPATMPPQAEEQQVTPMPVTSAEPSQQALQKHIVVSGDTLCGIAQHYGIDLETLMAANPGVTDLIHPGDELVILPHKGVVYQVDTGDTLWDIARVYGVQVETIKSANAKSSDDIAVGEKLFIPGARWGRAEPAVARAYASRFTWPTRGEISSPFGWRWGRLHAGVDIANDLGTHVMSARAGRVIWAGWRGGYGYTVMVDHGGGYVSLYGHLDNYYVERGQYIRAGQRIASMGNTGNSTGPHLHFEVQKDGQPVDPMGLLP
- a CDS encoding bifunctional metallophosphatase/5'-nucleotidase, giving the protein MKKHWNRLIRLAVVGLAVIWCLPTITLAAPKQPTPPPAPVKITVLATAGLYGHIIDWDYTVPKTADFGLVKIASLVKKERQANSHTLLVDGGNMLTGTPLTSLFASEPSKLPNPMIAAYNYLGYDAVVLGEGEFAYGSDFLSQALATARFPVLSANVHRPGQRLPTVKPYTIKEFEVGKEKKKEKIRIGIIGLTTADTTTNPENYAGITFDDQTAALNATVKKLQNKVDAVIVVKNNGLEISGTAVAAPGKYGSSLSRIELTFEKTGKKWQLQHTETSTLYSVIAPADKSMADFAWPYHDATLQHQNKRP
- a CDS encoding anti-sigma-F factor Fin, which encodes MKIFYTCEYCGEHIDTLEVDQIDEVKFGFDCLTAQERQDIIKTDVEQNTVHVKSLCDFCITSMGMDDNVALGMPAINKSYIH